In one Sporomusa sphaeroides DSM 2875 genomic region, the following are encoded:
- the rsmD gene encoding 16S rRNA (guanine(966)-N(2))-methyltransferase RsmD, which produces MRIITGIAKGTRLKAPKGLDVRPTADRVKESVFNIIINLELPTAEDAVAGAHVLDLFAGTGNLGLEALSRGAAHALFIDHSQHSLAAIKDNIHTAKLSEKTEIWRGDSVKAIDKLSQLGRTFRLIFIDPPYNQGLVSAVLLKLDTTGVAEAGGLIVVEHSKHEPITTQWQYLKLIRTERYGETVVTFLMR; this is translated from the coding sequence ATGCGGATTATAACCGGAATTGCAAAAGGGACCAGGCTCAAAGCACCAAAAGGTCTTGATGTGCGTCCCACTGCGGATCGAGTCAAAGAATCAGTATTTAATATTATTATTAACTTAGAATTGCCAACTGCTGAGGATGCGGTAGCTGGTGCCCATGTGCTGGATTTGTTTGCCGGCACAGGCAATCTGGGGTTAGAAGCTCTTAGCCGCGGGGCAGCGCATGCGCTGTTTATCGATCATAGTCAGCATAGTCTTGCGGCTATAAAAGACAATATTCATACGGCAAAATTGAGTGAAAAGACCGAAATCTGGCGGGGTGACTCGGTCAAGGCAATTGATAAGTTAAGTCAGCTGGGTCGGACATTCAGGCTTATATTTATAGATCCTCCTTATAACCAGGGACTTGTTTCTGCTGTGCTTCTCAAGCTTGATACAACCGGTGTTGCAGAAGCTGGGGGACTCATTGTTGTTGAACATTCCAAACATGAACCGATAACTACTCAATGGCAGTATCTCAAGTTAATTCGTACCGAGCGCTATGGAGAAACAGTCGTAACT
- a CDS encoding NlpC/P60 family protein — MKKILIYQVYESLVPKDFSYQVSKCKKKMEKCGGMCLNLVKTIFLVLSCAFFLLAAPGNIAQASGQDLPVLQQGDTNDAIYTLQAELKKIGFYQYNVDGNFGSLTKLAVMQFQQTVGIEDDGVVGSETWLALQNYLGNNHAASRGQFGRNTGQQIAGLAQQFLGVPYVWAGSAPTGFDCSGFVYYIYSRYGISLPRMADEQYNIGHRVPLNAIQPGDLVFYSTYIPGPSHVGIYVGNGQFIHASSGAGEVTLTAMSKPYYQARFLGAFRVVNK; from the coding sequence TTGAAGAAAATTTTGATATATCAGGTTTATGAGTCTTTAGTCCCAAAGGACTTTTCATACCAAGTGTCGAAATGTAAGAAAAAAATGGAAAAGTGCGGAGGTATGTGTTTGAATTTAGTTAAAACGATTTTTTTGGTTCTTAGCTGTGCCTTCTTTTTGCTGGCGGCACCCGGCAATATTGCTCAGGCGTCTGGCCAGGATCTACCTGTTTTACAACAAGGTGACACCAATGATGCCATTTATACGCTGCAGGCAGAATTAAAAAAGATAGGTTTCTATCAATACAATGTTGACGGTAATTTTGGTTCGCTTACGAAGCTGGCAGTTATGCAATTTCAACAGACTGTCGGTATTGAGGACGATGGTGTGGTTGGTTCGGAAACCTGGTTGGCGCTGCAAAATTATTTAGGGAATAATCATGCAGCAAGCCGCGGTCAGTTTGGCCGAAACACCGGACAGCAAATTGCTGGTTTGGCTCAGCAATTTTTAGGAGTTCCCTATGTATGGGCTGGTTCAGCCCCAACCGGATTTGATTGTTCCGGTTTTGTTTACTATATATACAGTCGTTACGGTATTTCCCTGCCGAGAATGGCGGACGAACAATATAATATTGGTCACCGTGTACCGCTAAACGCCATTCAGCCCGGTGACTTAGTTTTTTACAGCACCTATATTCCGGGTCCTTCTCATGTCGGTATATATGTGGGTAATGGTCAATTTATTCATGCTAGTTCCGGTGCCGGCGAGGTAACCTTAACAGCTATGTCTAAGCCCTATTATCAGGCAAGATTTTTAGGAGCTTTCCGTGTAGTAAATAAATGA